The Rheinheimera mangrovi genome contains the following window.
GCAATTTATTTGGCATAATACCTGCCAATCTTATCAGGACACAGGCCTTATGACTCAAGCTTTACATCCGTTAGCACAACGTTTTCGTGGCTACTTCCCTGTTGTTATCGACGTAGAAACCGCAGGCTTTAATGCAAAAACAGATGCATTGTTAGAAATCGCTGCAACTTTGTTGACTATAGACGAAAAAGGCATGCTTGTTCCAAGCCAGACTTTGCATTTTCATATTGAACCTTTTGAAGGTGCCAACATGGAAGCAAGCTCTTTGGCTTTTAATGGTATAGACCCCTACAACCCTCTTCGTGGCGCGGTTTCAGAGCGGGAAGCCCTGACTGAAATTTGTCGTGCTGTACGTAAAGCTCAGAAGGATGCCGACTGCCAGCGTGCTGTGGTTGTGGCTCATAACGCTGCTTTTGATCAAAGTTTTTTAAATGCAGCTATTGATCGAATTAAATTAAAACGATCGCCTTTTCATGCTTTTGTGTCTTTTGATACTACGACCTTGTCAGCCCTGGCTTTAGGTCAGACGGTTTTGGCCAAAGCCTGCAAACAAGCCGGTATTGATTTTGATAACAAAGAAGCGCACAGCGCTTTGTATGACACAGAACGCACGGCTGAACTGTTTTGCTACATAGTCAACCGTTGGCAT
Protein-coding sequences here:
- the rnt gene encoding ribonuclease T; translation: MTQALHPLAQRFRGYFPVVIDVETAGFNAKTDALLEIAATLLTIDEKGMLVPSQTLHFHIEPFEGANMEASSLAFNGIDPYNPLRGAVSEREALTEICRAVRKAQKDADCQRAVVVAHNAAFDQSFLNAAIDRIKLKRSPFHAFVSFDTTTLSALALGQTVLAKACKQAGIDFDNKEAHSALYDTERTAELFCYIVNRWHQLGGWPPPMLMDDSEPQESTLSDPA